From the Psilocybe cubensis strain MGC-MH-2018 chromosome 6, whole genome shotgun sequence genome, the window TTGTCCAAACCTTCATTTACCACGGTGAAATGCCATTTTAAAACGCAGAGCATGAGAACAGCAAGCCCAGATGTCGCGATACATATTCCGTAGGAGTTTCGGTACGTCGGACCCCAGGTAGCAGGCCaaacatacctttcattTATCCAAATATAAGTATAATTTCTCCAACACGCAGAGTAGACGAAAACGACAACGTACGATCCAGCCACATTTCCCAACTGAGAGAAAGCGTTTATGATGGCAATTGCCACGGCTCGCTTCGATGCGGGGTAGGGAAAACTGTTGCTCATCCACGCGTAGAATACAATGTATCCGGCGTATGACTGGGCCATGAGGAATCTGAGTATGCAGACATCAGTGCAGTGTCACCACGTCTCGCATATTGATTCCTGGAACATACAATGAGATATAACGTGCAGCGATATTCATCGTGTTGGTTGCAATAACAAAGCCTAAAATACCAAGAATGAGCGATCCTATGCAGTGATAAAACCGTTCATTGGTTTTGTCTGAATGACGCGAGAGCCCAAAGGCTATAACGGTCGTAAAAAGGAATGGTGGTGCACAGAGAAGTAGTGTCACCGTTTCGTTGAATCCCATGGTAGCACTCAGTGTCGGAAAGTAGGCGTTGAACGATAAGGAAACGACCCATGAAGTTAGTAGCAATGCCATCCACCACACCTTCCAATCTGTAATTGCCATCCAGAGGCCGGTATGTCCATTTGCATCTTCGCCCTCGCTTTTTCCATGGCTGTCCTCTTCCATTCGTCTTAATGCCAGCGCCCGCTCTTCCTCGGTCAGCCATTTAGTCGTGGATGGGAAGTCGGGTAGTATGAATATAGCCAATATTGCCACTGCAATTGTCAGTACTCCTTCGATAAAGAAAAGCCATCTAGAGATATTGGTGAGCATACGAGTTATGCAGCGATAAAAAATTGCAGACCTCCATGCAGCGTGGCCGAGCTTCCCTTGCATCCCACTAAGAATTCCAGAAGCCATAAGCGACCCGAAGGCATTACTGATAATGTTTCCACAATATAGAATTGCGGTTCGCAGACCTAATTCATTACGC encodes:
- a CDS encoding MFS-type transporter cnsO, producing MPSTELSTSVRSTSEKSHKSKLSEIEDPDGEFGGTEARKVLERKLLWKVDLRMSILVVIYILNYIDRNNAGAARLRGLQSDLDLHGTQFATLLSILYVGYIIMQVPSNMFLNWIGKPSLYLPACMVVWGTISCLTGACREFAFKGALLTRFFLGFVEAAFFPGALFLLSKWYKRNELGLRTAILYCGNIISNAFGSLMASGILSGMQGKLGHAAWRWLFFIEGVLTIAVAILAIFILPDFPSTTKWLTEEERALALRRMEEDSHGKSEGEDANGHTGLWMAITDWKVWWMALLLTSWVVSLSFNAYFPTLSATMGFNETVTLLLCAPPFLFTTVIAFGLSRHSDKTNERFYHCIGSLILGILGFVIATNTMNIAARYISLFLMAQSYAGYIVFYAWMSNSFPYPASKRAVAIAIINAFSQLGNVAGSYVWPATWGPTYRNSYGICIATSGLAVLMLCVLKWHFTVVNEGLDKEELRKGVKEKGFRYMV